The stretch of DNA CCCATCAAAAGATGTTTGGTATAGCAAAAATTTTCTTGATCACAATAAATTATCAACGATTGTTGGCAAAGGGACCAAAACGCTTCATTTTTCGTCAACGAAGATAAGAGCATCCCATTTTTAAGATTATTGAAAActttaatttgttttcaatggacTGTCCATGGACAATATTTGTCAATAATTGTGTGCTAATGACATGGAGTACTTTCTAGTTTGTCCATAATATACCATGGTTCATTGTCAACTTGGAAaggacttttgaaaaatgtaaaacttTACATCAATTTTTTGGCAGCCTTTAAACCTCAAAATTCTTGCCAGATTTGAAGGATATTCTCACAACGAATTGTAGAATAAATGTTGTAggtttttgcattcattttgatgatcCCATCAACGTTTTGAGTGCGTGTCATTTGGATATGGCGACCAGgataattgcattttttaccaTAACTTTCAATATTTGACTTGTTTGTCGACAACTATAGTGAAACATcgcttttaaaaaaagtttataAAGCACCTAAAATCGATCAATATGATTTGGTTAGAAATAAAGGATTCCaagggtgggcaattttgagactCAGTTTGACTTTGGACAGAAGTAGACAAAAGAGGGCAAAGGTATccaaaaaaggacaaaagtGGTGGGCCCAATATGTTCAAGAGTAAGCAAAATTAGCCAAAAGTGGGTAAATAAGCAATAACTCTTAAACCTTAAATCGTGTTTTTACCTTATCTATACATTAACCAGCAAATGGAATCATAAAGCAATAGAATTTAAACtcaaagaagagagttggacttcatttttaactagcctggattctcgagggcttgaaggtgctctcaaaacgcatattaagcctctacggtcactacatttgaccctaaatcctgggttgggacaaagctcatgaacgcttttgaaaacgtacaatatcagatacctttcgtaccttctctgaacactgtacagtcccaacttttttagcctctcccaatatgagggCTCTTGAGCTCTCTCAGACCCTCAATGTTGCTggtaaagcatctttggacctgctcgaccttctgcaaacctgctgaactcgttggagcccaaatgggcaaggtATATttaagatgtggctgaacaatcgacttgtacagagttagccTCTGGACCtaaacgtgcgatgtatccaaccacatgtttgaaaagctttgcccaccTCCAACTGGATGTTAGGATACCAAATCTACTAATCATGTACTTCTCTTTATCTATCCTCGTACCTCCACTTATATTTCACTGCCGAACAGGTTCTACCATTACCTCACGAGAACTACTGCTGGGGAACTCGTTCTTCTTCCGAACTTGAGCTAAGATGTCTCCCTTCTAACTTGTTAATAAAGTTCACCGTTTGAATAGTTCACTTGCACCTTTCTCAACACTGGATAAGCTCATCGAACatttcattatcttggaggacgaCGCCTAAATGCTTGATGGAcaagacctgctcaatatttaACCTCCATATCTACGAGGGGAGTTTTTAATAGCATCACCCAAAGGGCAATGAACGGaatttccatccattcaaggccatgttactctcaGCAACTCAAAAATAGATTTTATCTTAAACCTCTACCAGACCACCGGAGTCTggaccattcctaccaactaccaattttgtatcatccgCATAAGAAAAGATACTGACTTTACTattaagcttctgaagtggagaatgaagatgataaaaaagagAGGAGCTTAGATGtagccctgaggaacacctgacttgaaatCATTTGTGCCACTAAAGGATCCATCAACCTTAATTAGataattgcttcctaccacaaattaaacttcttatccaggtgagaaccttgcctttgaTTCCAATGTGGGAAATTTATAATTTCTAACCTGAGCAATTGGgcaagatgttcaattttagTATTAGCTATTTTTAAGACAAAGTCCCAAAAGGTTCGTGACTTTTAAAATATTAttcttgcaaaaaatgcatggCATGAAGCTAGAGAATGCACTTAGTTTAGTATATGATAAGACTACAATATTAAGCTATTACAGTTTTTAGCACTGCTTGCCAACCGTACACTGGTATAGGAAGCATTGGTAACTGCTTGCTGTCTAAGGGGAGGTAAAGAAGTTGAGAAATTCCTCTTCAAGAAATCTCCTTTTGGGTATGCTAAAAGTACATGGCAAAGCTCTTAAATACTTATTTTCCTTTTGGCACCACCAATGAGCAAGTTTTGTAAAGAAAATATCACTTTCAAGTATAGTTGCTAATAGCCTTGCAGTTTTATGGTTTCGTATTTTTATACACTTTTGAACACTGTATTTTTTGGACGCTTTGGAAACCTTTGGACATGGGTGGAcgaaagtgtccaaaaatacagTGCCCACCTGGTTATAAtcctcattttttgttgagaGCAAAAATTCAGGACTCTTACTGTAGAATACAACAGACATATAGTGCCGACGAGAACTAATAATAGGTTCAAGCAGGAATACTAGCTGATCATGCGTTATTTAATTCGCAAAAAGTGAGTGATGTAAGCCATACGCATGAGCATTACCCTTCACTGCGCTCGAGAATTCAACAGAAGGAAAGACCCGCTCACCAATCCATGTCTGAGGTTTTCCATTTACCGATCATCATCTTGAAAAATTACGGGATGGGCAATACTCAACCATTCGACCCTgtcatcaaaatatgaaaatgctTTGAGTCCCAAAAAATCAGTCACAATTACTTCAAATtctaattgcaattacaatcTAATCACAAGCATATTCATATGTAATTTACAAGTGAGCCATAAATTTATTTGTATttaatatttgatatttttaaatCAATGCCTTTTTGGGCAATAAAGCAACTTCTGCTCAACGAAAGGTAATGTATTTCAGTGAAAGCATTTTTACCACTTTTCTCTGTTGAATTGCTAACAAATCTTCAAAAACAGATTAAAAGCTTTTGCAAAGACGACCGATCTTGGAAATCCAGCTCCTTTTACTTTTATTCAGGCCATCACCTTTCCGCTGCGTAAGGGCAATCGACCACACAAGAAgctttctttatttctttctttctttctcttccctCATAAAGCTTTCCTCTTGGCTTAACCATAACACAGATAAAATGTGAACATCAAAATCAAGCTAAGAAGTGAAGAGAGGgttcaaaatcatgtttttatgTGATTTAATACAGCAATAGAGTCGTAACAATGGCCCGGAAATGTCAATTCAACATTCCGAAAAAGTTCGAGCCACATTTAGCTCAAATAAAGAAAGTCTTCAACCACTTGGGCCTTTATCTGGGACTGATCCTATATACTGCTGTAGGAGCATGGGTGAGAAGATCGAAGATtgtattttattcatttgaacGAGGCATTCGTGCCTAATATTTGCTCTCTTGATTTCAGATATTTATACTAATAGAGCACCCAGTTGAGCGGGAGAAAATGGATACCCTTCAAACATTGCTGAATTCAGAGAGGAAGAACTTCTTGAATTTAGTCTATAATCTGACCTCTCAGTTAGATGTTTCCTCCTCAGACAATATTGACCTGTACTCAGAAGAAACCATCAAGTCCATGTTATTAGCAACTAATTCTTTCCGTCCGCACTGGCAAAACCACGAATTCCATTCTTTAGAAAAAGTCGTCAAAAAGCTTGACTCGGCGTTACTTGATTATGAAAAGACTGTGGCCGTTGCTGCGGGCGAGGGGATCAACATGACAAGTAAATTGGGGACATACAAATGGACTTACGTCCAATCGGTGTTCTTCACGTCAACTATCATAACCACAGTTGGTAAGTTACAAACCCAGAGGAGAGTCGTGCTTCGCCTAGGCACACATGTACTCGCATAAGTACGTATGATGCATTTGGGTATATTGGAGCCTTGCATGGGTTTGGATGATCTctaagaattgttttgaaaacatgtaATTTAATTATCAATGCTTGCATTTCAAGGTTATGGCCATATCGCTCCTTCTACGGTTGGTGGTCGGGTTTTTTGTATTCTATTCGCAATCATTGGGATCCCTTTCACATTGTCGGTGATAGCAGATGTTGGTCAGATAACCGCAACATTAATATCAGTGGTTTGGGCTAAGAGTAAACCGGTGGTATGCCCATTGATCGAGAGAATTCGGTAAGTACCAGTTACCTATGGGCATCCTTAAACAAAAACTTCATTACCAACACGATACTGAAGGGTGGaatgatattttcaaatacataacattttggaaacaatGCACCCTATTATGGactaaaaaatatttggttcgTTTCTGCTTCAGTTGTAACAAGCATGTTAATTCCCATTTGTATCTCATTTCTATGATGGTATGTGCTAAAGAAGGCTCATTCTGTGTCTATAATCTATTTTTGTACAATTAAGAACGCTTTTACAAAAATCCTGCACCCTTTTTAAGGCCCAAATGTCTTCCGTATCTTCTTAATGACCACTCAGGGTCCCTGAAGATCAAATTAACCTGTTGTCACAAAGGCAGATAAAGGAAGGGGGGATGAATCGATGTGGCACTtatattttatgtttttacAAGCTATACAATTTGGCGGAATCTTTAAAATCCAAAGCAAAAGGgcgggaaaaagaaaaaaaatcggtgAAACTTTTAAGTTTCAAATTAACCTTATAGTAACTTTTCCCcatctgcaaaaaaaacctttgttGTCACAAAGGCAGATAAAGGAAGGGGGGATGAATCGATGTGGCACTtatattttatgtttttacAAGCTATACAATTTGGCGGAATCTTTAAAATCCAAAGCAAAAGGgcgggaaaaagaaaaaagctatACAATTTGGCGGAATCTTTAAAATCCAAAGCAAAAGGgcgggaaaaagaaaaaaaatcggtgAAACTTTTAAGAATTCAAAGAAGGGAAGCGTTTAAGAATCAAGGAAAAACAGGAAAAAttatgaatgcaaaaaaactttgataTCTTCACAAATACATACATAGAGGAAATTGACCTCCAATGATTGGACGGCCAACTTTGGCGGTTACAATAACAAACGATGGACACGATAGTGGACACACTTGTATGGATCGTCGTTAATGTAAAACAAAGCAATTAtccaatgacatttttaatGCCTTCACACGGTAGTTATACTTTCtagttaagtgtttgctcaaatgccaagacatcaagatatgtttttccttgtcaaagagacaaaaggaacaactttagtgaaatacacatgtttaatAGTAGCTCAGATATGTgctaaatcacttaaagcacattcaaatgcatcattgtcaaaaacatattcaatcagtattaaacgtactcttagttatggTTTGACCTAGAAGGCTtgtgactagccctctagtttgacCTAAAATTTCATGCACTTCTATCTAGtagatgcttagttattataAGTTGAAAGTTACGTTTtgcaccttaaaagatcgaaaaatgacctaattatgtttccagttattcccaaggcatattattgtctttttcaatcacaagacaaaaagtaacattttccattttctttatgatttcttcaaaagctaaaagtagcaaaaatgtcacttaagacttaaaaggcaattttacatcttttgtaatttcactttttacttttattttactcaaatgccaaacgctacactatcctatcatgttaCTCaagtatttgaacgatacatgtgacagtttaatttttgcaaaaagtgacaaatttgaaaattaatttctacgtactagcgatgtttttattcaacgttaatagaattttgtcaaaattcaaaattgagcttgattgacgttgcgattgacaagtatgacatcaaaattatgaaatattgacattttaagttatattgtaaactatattcgggtttttctaccagCTTTGAAAAAGTAAGATATTTCCAtctatattttaggcatagaaaaagcttattacatttcttttacaTTGCTCATTTCCGGAGTAATTTGTAGTCAGATTTGATACAAacgcaatctttgaaagcgtgcTATTTTAtcgtttgatttggataacATTGTAGTTGGAAACACAACTAAGTTTACTCCCAACATTTACAGATTACGTATCAAATTACGTATTGATtattgatggttccaaaagcaaaataagtctttaaaacctttgccatatacctctaacatacccaaaaaagatatttgacttaactcttttttatcTTGCCTTAGACAGCAAGCAAGGAGCAAAGCCTCCCTCTGGTAGAAAACAGCTGGTGCAAAGCATTTAAAAACTGGAATAGCTAGATATAAGAGTCTGGTGATatagcttcatttattcaacattattgacctttttgcaacaatattttgtttaaatcatcatttgggattttagttaaaattacccagcctCTAAATGCCCTGATTGTAGTACGGCATTGACTTTTTAATatccaaaatatattaatgACATTCGTTTTGATTTTacaaagctgtattgtatcaagataatgaaTTGAGAcctcaaaaacacatttcaatttatatcttggaaattaaaaacgttagtgaaatgATGTGTCTGTTTTCTACAAAGGCTAGTCGCTACTTCATAttgatgcattttaagaaagcttagattttataaATTACTggttctatttgctggttaacatctagattaggtaaagaaatgacattatttagggtttaaaagtttGTGCTTGTCAACCCCCTTTTGGAaaattgtacttacttttggacattttctgcccacttttgctcacttttggACAGTTTTGGATACTTGGTGACAagctgattctcaaaattgttcaCCCTGCTAATTACTGATTTCTCAAGATATGATCACAGTATTGGGCGTATCATCTATTTCAGGGAGCAAGTGAAAAAGTATATGAAACGCAAGCGAACCCCCCGCCCTCGTCTAAcggataatgatgatgatgatggaaatGCTCTGGAAGAAAGCGATGATCCATCcgaagatgaggaggaggatccTATGGAATCCGTCGGCATAACAGCGAATATCATAATGGCATTCGTTGCCCTTGGATTTCTCTGtatgtttcaaagttttgggAGTTATGTGTTCACACATTTCGAAAACTGGGCATTCTTTGACGGCTTTTACTTTTGTTTCATCACCATGACCACCATCGGTTTCGGAGACATCGTGCCCAGTGAGTCTCAAAGTTTTCAACTGTGAAAATAAAgtctcaatttcattttcaatttctaacATTGCAGATATTTCTAACGGTAAGTTTGACAAGCATCGCACGCAAGATTGGTAAAGAAAGCAAATTGTACAGTGGTCaggtgatttttttcaatcttccaTCAATGGATCAAAATACAATCGCCACGgtaattca from Tigriopus californicus strain San Diego chromosome 3, Tcal_SD_v2.1, whole genome shotgun sequence encodes:
- the LOC131877836 gene encoding TWiK family of potassium channels protein 7-like — protein: MARKCQFNIPKKFEPHLAQIKKVFNHLGLYLGLILYTAVGAWIFILIEHPVEREKMDTLQTLLNSERKNFLNLVYNLTSQLDVSSSDNIDLYSEETIKSMLLATNSFRPHWQNHEFHSLEKVVKKLDSALLDYEKTVAVAAGEGINMTSKLGTYKWTYVQSVFFTSTIITTVGYGHIAPSTVGGRVFCILFAIIGIPFTLSVIADVGQITATLISVVWAKSKPVVCPLIERIREQVKKYMKRKRTPRPRLTDNDDDDGNALEESDDPSEDEEEDPMESVGITANIIMAFVALGFLCMFQSFGSYVFTHFENWAFFDGFYFCFITMTTIGFGDIVPNISNDNAAYMMFSMIYILLGLAITSTIIELVRRQYAESWSKMQELRAQIQAQLKLADHLRKMAEQGKDLEGMDVDLEELRRNLEKFKKGRLGKFFGDFNIDDLDWINKRKVKAVTIFFYETSV